The DNA segment CGAGCTTGATTTACCTATAGATGAAACTAACCATATTCATTATCTAGTTGAGTAATCGCTATGCTTAATATAAAAAAATATTCAGATGTGGTTTTATCAATACTATTGTTAATGACTAGCTTATCGTCTGTTGCTGTTAATGCTGAGCCTATATTGCTGAATCAGCTAGCAAATGATGATACTAAATCATTTGCTAATTTTGGCACTTCAGTGGCGGTCACCGAGTCTTTTATCGTTGTGGGCACGCCGGGAAAACAAAGTGACCAGGGGGAAGCGTGTATTTTTTTACGCAATCAATCCACTTGGACAATGATGAGTTGTCTAGACCCTATTTCAGATACGATAACAGCAATTAAACAGTTTGGTCGTGTTGTGGCAATTTCAGAGCAGAGTGTCATTATCAGTGCCAAGCTTCAAGGCGGACTAACGGGTGCTGTTTATATTTTTAAATACGAAAATGGTAACTGGATTCAGCAGAGCGAAATGACGAAACCGGGAACAACGAGTAATGATTTCTTCGGCCAGTCGTTAAGTATTTCAGGCGATCTTGCGGTCATTGCTTCGCCAGGAAGCGCGAATGATGATGGTGCTGTTTATGTTTACAAACGAACGGGCTCTCATTGGATATTAAATACCACTATCACTCCTGATTCAGAGTTCAAGAGTAAACAATTTGGCGCCGCGGTCAGTATCTCTGAAGGGTACTTGATTATTGGCGATGGTGAGTCTGGTAAGACGAAAGAAGGTTCTGCTTATATTTATAAATATGATGATTATGATGATACTTGGACTAAACAAGCAACACTAAAAGGAGGTTTAGTTACTCGTGCGGCCAATTATGCATTTTCAGTCGCTATATCTAAAGATTATGCGGTTATTGGGGCGAGGATGGAGAATGATCCACATGGAAATAATGATACTAAAAAGGGGGCTGTTTACGTATATAAACGGAAAGATAATGTATGGATGAACCAAGCCAAGTTGACCGCTAATGCTGGACTTTCTGGCGATCAATTTGGTAATTCGGTAGCGATTATTGGCGAAAATATAGTGATTGGCGCTGAAAATATGAATTCATCATCAGGAACAGTTGTTCTGTTCAAGCTTGTTGATGATGTTTGGCAGGAACAATTTTCATTTATAGCCGCAGACGGTGCGTCACAGGATAATTTTGGGCATGCTGTGGGTGTTTCTGAAAGCTATGTTACCGTTGGAGCACATAATAAAAAGATTAAAAAAAGTTTATCTGGTGATGTTTATGTTTACGCATTGAATGTACAAACACAGCAAACGCAAGCTGAAATAGATTTAGAAAATACCTTAGCAACCTTGAATAATCCCACTGCAGAAGCGACTGTAAATCCAGATGATCTTGATGGTGATGGGTTATCTAATAGCGATGAAATTTATATTTTAAATACATCACCGACAGATCCAGATACTGATAATGATGGGTTAACTGATTTCGAAGAGGTGACTATTTACGGGACCGATCCGCGATCAAGTGATACAGACGGAGATACGCTGAGTGATTTAGACGAAATTATATTTTACAATTCAGACCCTACTTTAATAGATACGGATGGGGATGGGTTTTCAGATGAATATGAAGTGAATGTCCTTAAGACAGATCCGGGTTTAATGGATACCGATGGTGATGGATTACTTGATGCAGTTGAAGTGAATGAGTTAGGAACAGACCCAACACTGGCGGATACCGATGGTGATGGTTTGACTGATAATGAGGAAATTAATCTTCATCTTACCGACCCATTAGATGCTGATAGTGATAACGATAACTTTAGTGATGGTCTTGAGGTTAATCTTTATGATACATCGCCGTTAGAAGCTGCAGATGTACCTGTACCGTTAGTCAATAGTACTGCTTACTCACCTGCGGAGAATCAGATGGGTACAATGGCTTTTGAAGATTATTGGCCTAGTAAAGGTGATTATGATTTTAATGATGTGGTGATTAATTATAATGCGGTAGAGACCAAAGTTGACGGGCAGATAAGTAAAATCATCCTTAAACTACAACCTGTTGCGAGGGGCGCGTCATATAAAAATTCACTGCAGATAAGTATTAATACCCCCATTACCAATATTGCATCCGCAACCATGGGCCCCCTTTCGAATGCGGTACCATTAACGCCGATTGCAGATGGTAACCAGACGATGTTTGTTATTATCGATGATATTGAAGATGCTTTACCGGCCCCCAAAGGTTTTAAATTTGCTAATACCGAATTGAATAGCCCTAAAGTCACAGGTGCAATGTTTATTGTTACCATCAATTTTAAAAGTCCAGTGGATGAAAATATATTTGGTTCAGCACCTTATAATACGTTTATTTCACGAAAACTGGGGAATGGTGAAGTTATTGAGGTTCATTTTCCCGGCTATCGACCAACAAAGTTTGCATCGAAAAGACAATTTGGAACTGGTCATGATGATACCGATAAAAGCACGGATAAATATTACCAGACCAAGGATAATTTACCTTGGGCGATGATCATTCCGCAACTATGGGAACACCCAAAAGAGAATGTGGATTTATCTCAGGATTATCCTGAAATCTTAGATTGGGCTTCCAGTCGTGGTAAGAGTAAAAAAGACTGGTATAAACATAAAAGTAATAAGGGGAAAGGTAAATAACGTCAGTGTTCCCAATTTATCGCGGCAAACTAAAATAAGGGTATCCAATTATATTGGATACCCTTATTTTTGCCTGACTTGAAACTTTTACAGGTTAAGCATAGCTTTAATACCGTCTTGCTTCTTATCAACATATCTATACCGAACATTCTTATGTGTATCCAAATACTATTCGAGTTAAATTTTATTTTCATCATTATCTATTTGTAATTAATAGTATATTTGGTACTGTTGATCTTAATTAAATTAAGATGGCATTCAGGTTATACGGAATTCGGTGTAGTCAATAACGCTACCCAAGTTGCTAGTTCTGCTTAAGTGGATGTTATATGTTTTCACTGAAATCACTGTTAATGGAGTAATGATGTTTTTAATTCAAGAGGTTGAAACAAATTCTCCTCACTTAATTATGTTATATCAATGGATTGAAAGTGAATGGGATGATGTTGAACCTTTAGCACCAATTAAAAATGGGAAAGCAATCCCAAATCCAATCATTGCATTAAAAGACGGTGAGTTGGTCGGAGGTTTGGTATTTACGCGTTTTTTATCTCCCATTACTAAAGAACAAGCGGTTTAGCTTATGAGGATAAGACAAGCCGTTAGTGCAGATTGGGACCATATCTACCAATTAATAGAAGATAACATGTTCTTAATGCAACAAGAGTTGGGACTCGATTGGAATAGAGAGTCGATCATTCAACATTACATGTCTAAGTCGGTATTAGTTGGTAAGTTGGGAGGTTATGTTATTGGGTTTATTGCTTATGACATGTCAGTACACAATCACGTTATCCATTCACTCCAAATATCTAGAGAATATCAAAATGGTCTGTGTGGTTTTCGCTTGCTGAAAGCAATGCTTACAACAGAACAGAACTTCTCTGGCAAAGACACACAAGTGTTATGCAGTGTCTTCGAAAATAATGCGGCGAAAGAGCAGTATTTCTCGATTGGTTTTAAAGAAGTAAGTCGAAGTAAAGGCGTACTAAGTTTAGCGATTAAGCGGGATCAATTATTTAAACGTTTAAGGCTTGGAAAACGAACATCACAGATAACATAGGTGTCGCGTACTAAAGGCATAACTGGCAGATGGTGTGAAAAATGACGGTTTGTCTCTCTGCATGGAAGTCGGCGCTTATTTAGAAGCACATAAATTAAATGAAGCAGTGACTAACTCGCTATGTATATGTCGTGAAAACGAATTGGACGAATTCCTTATTTTATCTCCTTATGGTATTTGCCAAGAATGTTTAGTTCATTGGGGGGGATGTTCAGGCTGCAATTAGCATATCAGACAACATGTTAATCTTTAAGTCACTTCGAGAGTTAATGCCTCACCATTGGTCTGTGATAAATGGTGAGAAATTATAGCCCAATTTCAATTGGGATGATTGTCAACGAATCTTGTAAAAGGAAGTATCATGCAAGAATTAATCGATCAATATACAGGTGTCGATGAAGATAGCCGTCTTACTCGACAGTACATTGCTCAAATGGAATTTGATACCACAATGGATGCCTTAAAAGCGTATCTTGTTCCCACAGTAAAAGTCATTGAACTCGGCGCTGCAACCGGACGTTATTCTCTCAACTTTGCGAAAATGGGTTGTGATACAACGGCGGTCGAGCTAGTACCTGATCAAGTTAGTATTCTCAAGAACAAAGTCAAAGAGCAAGGTTTAACACTTTCAATTCACGAAGGTAATGCTTGTTCAGTTCCGTTTATTGAAAGTAATTCACATGATCTTTGCGTTATTCTTGGGCCTCTCTACCATTTGCAGAGCCAAGAACAGCGTGACCAAGCAATCGCAGAGGCCTCCCGAATACTAAAACCCAATGGGGTGTTAGCGGTTGCCTATATCTCACGTTATTTTGTGGCTGGTATGTTTGCTCAGCAATTCCCTCAGCTGGTTACTCCAGAGGTTCTCTCCACACTATTAGAATCAGGTTTGGTTCCAAGTCCGTTTGCTGATAGTTTTTTTAACGTGGGCTACTTTGCTACCCCAGTTGAAGTGGAAGAGCTGGTAAGTGCACATGGTTTTACTAAATTACGCCATGTAGCGACTGATGGTTTTAATCGATATATCTCGTCAGGGGTTAATCACTTTACGCCAGAATAATATAAAACGTGGTTAAGCTACCATCTAAAAACATGTGATGAACCGTCTCTGTTAGGGTCAAGTAATCATGGTTTATTACTTGCTAGAAAAATCAGTTAATAGAGGACAATATGGATATTAAATATAGAGCCTTAACCAACCGCTTACGTCCTTCTTTAATTATTCTTCTCTTTGTAAGTGTCTTATTAGTTTTATGGTTCGATAAAATTTATCTGTAACAATGGTTTATTGAGGTTTTGTTCTGTATGTTTGAATGAGTTTTCAGACCCGAGTTACGAATCGCACAAGGATAGTCATGACTAAAAATACAATTCAGTATTGGAATACGTTAGCTGCAGCGAATAAAAGCCAGTGGAGTGTCATTGCGGATACAAACGGTGAGCTTGAACAATTAACGTTATCGATGGATGACGTCACGGGTGATTACACACGTTTAACTCGATTCAAAGCGGGTGCTGATACTTCAATGTTTGGTGGTAAGTCTCATGATTATCCGGAAGAAATATTCATAGTATCTGGTCGGCTTTTTGATGTGGCTTTTGGTATTTGGCTAGAAGCAGGGGATTATGCAAGTCGTCCTCCTGGAGAAGTTCATGGGCCGTTTATTTGCGAACAAGAATGTTTGGTTTTGGAAATATCGTTCCCAAGTCAAGCTGTTACCT comes from the Moritella yayanosii genome and includes:
- a CDS encoding LruC domain-containing protein; the protein is MLNIKKYSDVVLSILLLMTSLSSVAVNAEPILLNQLANDDTKSFANFGTSVAVTESFIVVGTPGKQSDQGEACIFLRNQSTWTMMSCLDPISDTITAIKQFGRVVAISEQSVIISAKLQGGLTGAVYIFKYENGNWIQQSEMTKPGTTSNDFFGQSLSISGDLAVIASPGSANDDGAVYVYKRTGSHWILNTTITPDSEFKSKQFGAAVSISEGYLIIGDGESGKTKEGSAYIYKYDDYDDTWTKQATLKGGLVTRAANYAFSVAISKDYAVIGARMENDPHGNNDTKKGAVYVYKRKDNVWMNQAKLTANAGLSGDQFGNSVAIIGENIVIGAENMNSSSGTVVLFKLVDDVWQEQFSFIAADGASQDNFGHAVGVSESYVTVGAHNKKIKKSLSGDVYVYALNVQTQQTQAEIDLENTLATLNNPTAEATVNPDDLDGDGLSNSDEIYILNTSPTDPDTDNDGLTDFEEVTIYGTDPRSSDTDGDTLSDLDEIIFYNSDPTLIDTDGDGFSDEYEVNVLKTDPGLMDTDGDGLLDAVEVNELGTDPTLADTDGDGLTDNEEINLHLTDPLDADSDNDNFSDGLEVNLYDTSPLEAADVPVPLVNSTAYSPAENQMGTMAFEDYWPSKGDYDFNDVVINYNAVETKVDGQISKIILKLQPVARGASYKNSLQISINTPITNIASATMGPLSNAVPLTPIADGNQTMFVIIDDIEDALPAPKGFKFANTELNSPKVTGAMFIVTINFKSPVDENIFGSAPYNTFISRKLGNGEVIEVHFPGYRPTKFASKRQFGTGHDDTDKSTDKYYQTKDNLPWAMIIPQLWEHPKENVDLSQDYPEILDWASSRGKSKKDWYKHKSNKGKGK
- a CDS encoding GNAT family N-acetyltransferase, which produces MRIRQAVSADWDHIYQLIEDNMFLMQQELGLDWNRESIIQHYMSKSVLVGKLGGYVIGFIAYDMSVHNHVIHSLQISREYQNGLCGFRLLKAMLTTEQNFSGKDTQVLCSVFENNAAKEQYFSIGFKEVSRSKGVLSLAIKRDQLFKRLRLGKRTSQIT
- a CDS encoding class I SAM-dependent methyltransferase, with the translated sequence MQELIDQYTGVDEDSRLTRQYIAQMEFDTTMDALKAYLVPTVKVIELGAATGRYSLNFAKMGCDTTAVELVPDQVSILKNKVKEQGLTLSIHEGNACSVPFIESNSHDLCVILGPLYHLQSQEQRDQAIAEASRILKPNGVLAVAYISRYFVAGMFAQQFPQLVTPEVLSTLLESGLVPSPFADSFFNVGYFATPVEVEELVSAHGFTKLRHVATDGFNRYISSGVNHFTPE
- a CDS encoding cupin domain-containing protein — protein: MTKNTIQYWNTLAAANKSQWSVIADTNGELEQLTLSMDDVTGDYTRLTRFKAGADTSMFGGKSHDYPEEIFIVSGRLFDVAFGIWLEAGDYASRPPGEVHGPFICEQECLVLEISFPSQAVTSE